A stretch of Bos taurus isolate L1 Dominette 01449 registration number 42190680 breed Hereford chromosome 5, ARS-UCD2.0, whole genome shotgun sequence DNA encodes these proteins:
- the PUS7L gene encoding pseudouridylate synthase PUS7L isoform X1, with amino-acid sequence MEEDTDFRIRFSSLCFITDHVGFCGTIKSSPSDFIVIEIDEQGELVNKESDKLVYEVSKVLPEPNTLAKKAKLDLQILSFEETSNQEVSTLAGSSSDDHNFVPCSEKEDTIKYRTYKGEEENVDVLGSLLDEKTNELLNQFACNIKEKWDSKTELIGPSPEFSLGRILDKNQRATLHSAIRQKFPFLITVGKNSEIVVRPNLEYKELCHLVSEEEAFDFFKYLDAKKENSKFTFKPDTNKEHRKAVHHFVNKKFGNLVETKSFPELNDSADNPNVVITVRFRVKAHKHCKRSLLECQGRKDIYTAFTLRKENLEMFEAVGFLAVKLGVIPSDFSYAGLKDKKAITYQAMVVRKVTPERLKNIEKEVEKKRMNVFNIRSVEDSLRLGQLKGNHFDIVIRNLKNQINDSANLRERILEAIENVKNKGFVNYYGPQRFGMGRKVHTDQIGLALLKSETVKAVKLFFTPEDLDDPVNRAKKYFLQTEDAKGTLALMPEFKVRERALLESLHRFGVTEEGYIQAWFSFPHSLRIFYVHAYSSKIWNEAVSYRLETYGSRVVEGDLVCLDEDADNEQLPSSKVHLVTEEEESANTYAIHQVVLPVLGCNIQYPKNKVGQWYQEVLSRDGLQTCKFKIPTLKLNVPGCYRKILKHPCNLSYQLMEDHGIDVKKEGSHIDEATLSLLISFDLDASCYATVCLREIMKHDF; translated from the exons ATGGAAGAGGATACAGATTTCAGAATCAGATTTAGTTCTTTGTGTTTCATAACTGATCATGTTGGTTTTTGTGGCACCATAAAAAGCTCACCAAGTGACTTCATTGTCATTGAGATTGACGAACAGGGAGAGTTAGTTAATAAAGAGAGTGACAAACTTGTTTATGAGGTTAGTAAAGTACTACCTGAGCCAAATACTTTGGctaaaaaagcaaaactagaTCTTCAGATTTTATCTTTTGAAGAGACAAGCAATCAAGAAGTCAGTACTTTGGCTGGGAGCTCCAGTGATGACCACAATTTTGTGCCttgttcagaaaaggaagatactATCAAATATAGAACTTACAAAGGTGAAGAAGAAAATGTTGATGTATTAGGCTCCTTGTTAGATGAAAAAACTAATGAATTACTGAATCAGTTTGCTTGTAATATAAAAGAGAAGTGGGACTCTAAAACTGAGCTAATTGGACCATCTCCTGAATTCTCATTAGGCAGAATCCTAGACAAGAACCAGAGGGCTACCTTGCATAGTGCTATTAGGcagaaatttccttttttaataactGTAGGAAAAAACAGTGAAATTGTTGTAAGACCAAATCTTGAGTATAAAGAACTTTGTCACTTGGTATCCGAAGAGGAAGCATTtgacttttttaaatatttggatgcaaagaaagaaaattccaaatTTACCTTTAAACCTGATACGAACAAAGAACACAGAAAAGCTGTCCACCATTTTGTCAACAAGAAGTTTGGAAATCTTGTGGAAACCAAATCCTTTCCTGAACTGAATGACAGTGCTGATAATCCAAATGTAGTGATAACTGTAAGATTTCGGGTCAAGGCACACAAGCACTGCAAGAGGTCTCTTCTTGAGTGCCAGGGaagaaaagatatatacacaG cttTTACCCTACGAAAAGAAAATCTAGAAATGTTTGAAGCAGTTGGTTTTTTAGCTGTCAAACTTGGTGTGATTCCTTCGGATTTTAGTTATGCAGGACTTAAAGACAAGAAAGCCATCACTTACCAAGCGATGGTGGTTAGAAAAGTAACACCAGAGAG gttgaaaaatattgaaaaagaagttgaaaagaaaagaatgaatgtgTTTAACATTCGTTCTGTAGAGGATTCCCTTAGACTTGGTCAGCTCAAAGGAAATCACTTTGATATTGtcatcagaaatttaaaaaatcaaataaatgattCTGCAAACCTGAGAGAGAGAATTTTGGAGGCAATAGAAAATGTTAAG aATAAAGGGTTTGTGAATTACTATGGACCACAGAGATTTGGGATGGGAAGGAAAGTTCACACAGACCAAATTGGATTGGCTTTGCTGAAGAGTGAAACG GTGAAGGCTGTAAAATTGTTTTTTACACCAGAAGATTTGGATGATCCTGTAAATAGagcaaagaaatattttcttcagaCTG AGGATGCTAAAGGCACACTTGCCCTGATGCCCGAATTCAAAGTTCGGGAGAGAGCACTGTTAGAGTCACTGCATCGCTTTGGCGTGACGGAGGAGGGCTACATCCAGGCATGGTTCTCCTTCCCCCATTCTCTGCGCATATTCTACGTTCATGCATACAGCAGCAAAATCTGGAATGAGGCAGTGTCTTACAGACTTGAAACTTACGGCTCAAGAGTTGTGGAGGGTGACTTGGTCTGTTTGGATGAAGATGCTGACAATGAGCAATTACCAAGTAGTAAA gttcaTCTGGTAACTGAAGAAGAGGAATCAGCTAACACATATGCAATACATCAG GTGGTCCTtccagtgcttggatgcaatatTCAGTACCCTAAAAACAAAGTGGGGCAGTGGTACCAGGAAGTACTCAGCAGAGATGGACTACAGacatgtaaatttaaaataccTACCCTGAAACTGAATGTTCCAGGATGCTATAGAAAGATTTTGAAACATCCCTGTAATCTCTCATACCAACTGATGGAAGACCATGGTATTGATGTCAAGAAGGAAGGTTCCCACATTGATGAAGCAACTTTATCTCTTTTGATCTCTTTTGATCTTGACGCTTCGTGTTACGCTACAGTTTGTCTGAGGGAAATAATGAAGCATGACTTTTAA